TTTGCCGTGTCTCGCTTTGCTGGCGTTTGTAGTACGCCTGGCGGCTGATGCCAATGTAGCGGCAGGCCCTGCCCACACTCAGCCCTTGGACGAGCTTTTGCGTGAGGACCTGCCCGAAGGCTTTTTTACGACGCGCGCCCCATGCTCTTTCTGGATCACGTCGATCACCGCCTCGAACAGGCGTGCCTTCTCTTGGGCCTCCCGCAACTGCACTTCCAATTCCTTGATGCGCTGCTCTGGCGTGAGCGACTTGCGCTGGCTGCTTTGATTTTCCATCGTGGTTTTGGCCTCCGCTGAGGCGCTCCAGTCCTGTCGTCCGTGCTTGCGCAACCATACCAGCACCGTCGAGCGACCCTGAATGCCATAGCGTCGCTGTGCCTCTTTGTAGGTCAGCTCGCCTTTTTCCACCTGCTCAACCACTGCCAACTTAAAAGCCAGCGTGTAGTCCCTCTGCGTTCGCTTCTTCTGCCCTTCCATCTTGACGCTCACTCCCTGTCGGGGAAAAAGTGTCAACCTTATTCAGGACGGGTCAGCCCCAACAAAAAAGCCGCCCCAAAGGCGGCTTTGTTCTTTTGGTAGAGCCTCTCAGCTCGCCCCACCCGTCGTCGAACTGGCGGGTTCAGACGCAGGTGCCGGGCTAGGCGCCGCTGCGGGTGCCGTTGGCGTAGTCACCGCAGGCGCCGATGCCGGCGCAGCCTCAGCAGGCGCCTTCGGTGCCGGTGCAGCAGCCGGAGCCGAAGCCGGAGCCGAAGCCGGAGCCGCCACCGGCACAGGCGGCGCGGCCGGCGTAGGCACCACGGGCGTCGTCATCTTCATGGGCTCGCCTTGCGGCGTAGGCGCGGGTTCGGGCAGCGGGGCCACGTGTTCCTTCTCCGCCGCCTTGGCCACCTTGTGGTCTTTGCGGGCGGGGTCGATCTTCAGGAAGTGGTCGACCAGGTTGAAGTAGCGCTCGTAAAACACCCCAGCGGGAATCGTCTCGCTGGCCACCTTCACCATCGAATCGTCACCCGAGCCGATGGGCAGCGACACCGAGCCCAGGATGCTCAACCCCACGCTTGCCGACGTGCTCGTCTTCTTGAGCGTGTAGCGGTCTTGCACCGCGTTCACATAGGCCGTGCTGGAGGTGCCGTCTACATTGGCCTCTGCGCACACCACGTGGAACGAGATCACCACGTGCGAATCGTTGCTCGGCTGGAAGTTCTTGCTGCCGTCGATCGTGTCTGCGCGCGGCGAACTCGACACATAGCCCTGACTCAGCAGCGCCCGGCGCGCCGCCTCGCACGTGGCGTCAGACTTGGCGTGGAAGGTGCGCGCGTAGGGGCTTGCCGTCGCATCGAACTGCTCCTGCTGATAGAGCGGCGTGGGCGCAGAGCTGCACGCAGCCAAAGCGGCAGCGATGCTGGCAGCGGCACACAAAACGGACAACGGACGGAAGCGGTAGGGCATGGCGTTGGGCAAAAGGGCTCGGCCGGATGGTGGAGCGGGCCGGTGGCGCCACTTCAGGTGCGGCGCAAGTTTTGTGCGCGGCAGGCGGTGGCGGCGTGGGCGGGTGGCCGGGCGTCATTATAAGTTTGTCGGGTGACCCCTCGCCGCATTTACAAACGATGGCCGGGGCATATGACGTTTCTCAAATGCGCCGAAGCAGCGTAATGCCGTCCGATCTGCCCACGCCTGCAAAACCTATTGGTGCTCCAGAGAACAACGGCGTTGGCCCAGCCAGCCAGCGGCACAGCGGAAAGTCTGTGAAGCTGCCTCGCACTATATCTTGCGGCTGCAAGTCGACGTCCAGCTCAAGCTCCCAGCCTGCGGCAATAGCAAACGTGTCGGCCGCACGGCTGATGGCTTCTGCCGCATGCAGCAGGTGCGGCTCCAGTTGCGCGAGCGGCAAGTTCAGCGGCACAGGCAGAGACACCACAAAGCTCGCCCGCATGCCGTTACTTTCCGTATGGATGCTGCTGCGCGCGCCATCGAGCGGTGCCACCCGGTTGCCATACACGAAGAGCAGTTCATGCTCGCCGGGCTGCTCTTCAAGCAGGCGCGGGGCTGTGGACCACGCTTCGCATTCCGACGCCCCGGTCACGTAGTTGATGCGGAAGACCTCCTGCGGTTCGCCAAAGAACCGGGCAAAGGCCGCCGCCAATGCGGAGATGGTTGTCAGCCGATCTGCGGGCGATGTCGCGCGCTCCAGCACGATGGCGACATTCATGTGCTCGGGCATGGCGTGGGAGATTGGGCGGGGCGGGGTGGAGGATATTTGCGGCTATTACGCAGGGGGAGCGACCGGTGTTTGGTCTCCCACTGTCGGACTTGCAGGCCGAGCCGCAACCAACGCCCGCCGCCGCAGCAAGAACACAATGGCTCCGACCGGAATACCGAAGCTCAAGATGAGTGGCGCGTACGGACCCGCGGTATATGCACCGGCGCCCGGTATGGCGAAGCTAAACAGTTGGAAGCTGAGGTCGCCGGTCGTCCAGTTGAAGAAGAACCGTGTCACGCCGAGTGCAACGAACAGGAGCCAAAGCCATTTGCGCTTGGAGATCGGCGTGCGGAAGCAAAGCACCAGCACGTACAGCTCGAACAATGCGACGCCAATCACCAGCCCGAGCACGAAATAGTGCAGCAATCCCTTGCCCGCAAACTTGAAGGCATTGGTCTCACGCAGTGATTCCTTCTCGGGATAGGCGTGCATGCCGATAATTCGAAGTTGCGCATCCTTTCTTTGAAGCATGACGTTTGTGAGCAGCCACGCGTTGGGGTACTCGTATTCGTAAGTCAGGTTGTAGGTCGTAACGCCGTTGTGCGTGTTGGTCTGTGTGCCTACAAGACGGATGCTCTTGGGCTGCGCCTATGGAAACGCATCGGCCATCTTCGCTAGTGTGTCTCGCGTTTCCGGCGTTTTCAGGCTGGGATCGAGCTGACTATCGAGCGCGCCGAAGTTCTTTGCGATCAGCTCAGAAAGCATGCGTTGAGCGACGGCGGATTCCTGTTTCGGGGCAAACGCCTCGAGCACCGCTTGCTGGCTGCACCCCGCAAGTAGTGCAAGAACTGCGAATACGAGAACGAGTTTTTGATAGAAGCGCATATTGGTTTCCCTAGACTTGCACCCTGCCAGTGCGCAAAGCAACCGCCCAATCCTGCCGGCCTCGTTGCTCCGCAATCGCCGCCGCATCGTTCCACGCGTATTCAACAGCACGGAACTCGGCCGTCCATTCACCTGCGTGTTCGGTCACGACGGCATAGCGCGCATGCGGGCTGCCGGTTTCAATCGTGTGGGCAAACGGATAGGCATCGCTGTAGGCCTGCAGGCCGACGCTGCCCGGGTTGACGATAAAGCGGCCGTCGGCCAGCTTCATCGCGCGTGGCATATGCGTGTGCCCACACAGCACGAGCTTTGCGTCGGCATCTTCTGCGCGATAGAGCACTTCATCGTGCGTTGCCGCGCGGCATCCATTCTCAGAAAGGGATTCCAAAAAATAGGTCTGGTCGTCCTGGGCCGACCCATGAACGAGCAGAACATCG
Above is a genomic segment from Ralstonia pickettii containing:
- a CDS encoding DUF2242 domain-containing protein, producing MPYRFRPLSVLCAAASIAAALAACSSAPTPLYQQEQFDATASPYARTFHAKSDATCEAARRALLSQGYVSSSPRADTIDGSKNFQPSNDSHVVISFHVVCAEANVDGTSSTAYVNAVQDRYTLKKTSTSASVGLSILGSVSLPIGSGDDSMVKVASETIPAGVFYERYFNLVDHFLKIDPARKDHKVAKAAEKEHVAPLPEPAPTPQGEPMKMTTPVVPTPAAPPVPVAAPASAPASAPAAAPAPKAPAEAAPASAPAVTTPTAPAAAPSPAPASEPASSTTGGAS
- a CDS encoding metallophosphoesterase family protein, producing MRIAALSDIHGNLAALDAVLEDIQTQGVDLIVNLGDIASGPLQPRETVDQLMALNLPTIRGNHERQVLAGDPSRMGASDQYAFEQLRPDQLAWFASLPVLRYIDDDVLLVHGSAQDDQTYFLESLSENGCRAATHDEVLYRAEDADAKLVLCGHTHMPRAMKLADGRFIVNPGSVGLQAYSDAYPFAHTIETGSPHARYAVVTEHAGEWTAEFRAVEYAWNDAAAIAEQRGRQDWAVALRTGRVQV